The sequence below is a genomic window from Arcobacter sp. F2176.
GTAGGTAAAGGTTTAACTTATGATTCAGGAGGGTTGTCTTTAAAACCTGCTGATTTTATGGTTACTATGAAATCAGATAAAAGTGGTGGTTGTGCAGTTATTGGTATTTTAAATGCTGTTGCAAAACTAAACTTACCAATTGAAGTTCATGGAATCATTGGTGCTGTTGAAAATATGATTGGTGGAGATGCTTATAAACCAGATGATGTACTTGTGGCTAAAAATGGTAAGACTATAGAAGTGCGAAATACAGATGCTGAAGGTAGACTTGTGCTTGCAGATTGTTTATGTTATGCCCAAGATAAAATCAAAGATTTCGATTATATCTTTGATTATGCAACTCTAACTGGTGCTTGTGTGGTAGGTGTTGGTGAATACACAACTGGAATCATGGGTAATAATACAGTTTTAAAAAGAGATGCAGTTTGCAATGCCTTAAACTCTGGGGAATATGCAACAACTTTACCATTTAATAGATTTTTGAGAAAAACTATCAAATCTGAGATTGCTGATATTTGTAATATTGCTAATACAAGATATGGTGGGGCAATTACAGCTGGGTTATTTTTAGATAATTTTATATATGATGAAAATAAAGATAAATGGTTGCACTTTGACATAGCAGGACCTGCATTTGTAGAAAAAGCTTGGGGATATAATCCTCATGGTGCAAGTGGAGCAGGGGTTAGAATGACAGTTGAGTTCTTGAAGAACTTATTGTAAAATAAAAAAAAGCTAGGGGGATTATAGAAGGATGATTGAGAAAAAAGGTTCAATATTGTCAGTAAGAGAAGACATAAAAGTATTTGATTGTACGATTAGAGATGGGGGATTGGTAAATAACTATCACTTTACAGATGAGTTTGTAAAAGCTCACTATGAAACTTGTGTTGCTTCTGGTGTTGACTATATGGAAATAGGGAAAAATAATTCTCCTTCTATTATGAGTGAAGATGAATTTGGGGCTTGGAACTTCTGTAAAGAAGAAGATATAAGAAGAATAGTTGGTGAAAACAATACAAATATGAAAATAGCAGTTATGTCAGATATTGGTAGAACTGTACCTTCTGAATTACTTCCAAAAAGTGAAAGTGTTGTTGATATGATTAGAATAGCAACATATATCCATCAACTTCCAGCAGCCATTGAGCTAATCGAAGAAGCTCATGCAAAAGGTTATGAAACAACTGTAAATATTATGGCTATATCTAAATCTTTTGATGATGAGTTAAACGAAGTATTAGAGCAACTAAGTAAAACAAATGTAGATATTATTTATATTGCTGATAGTTTTGGTTCTTTTTATCCTGAACAAATTAATAAACTTACAGAAAAATACCTAGCTTATGCAGAAAAAACTGGTAAGAAAATAGGTATTCATGCTCACAATAACTTACAACTAGCATACGCAAATACAATCGAAGCTATGATGTATGGAGCAAGTTTTTTAGATGTGACTATTTCTGGACTTGGACGTGGAGCTGGAAATTGTCCCCTTGAACTTTTAATTGGTTTTCTAAAAAATCCAAAATACAAAATGATGCCTGTATTGAAGTTCATTGAAGAGTATATTGTACCTTTAGAAAAAGAGCTTGATTGGGGATATAGTATTCCATATATGTTAACTGGTCAGTTAAACGAACATCCAAGAGCTGCTATGAAAGCAAGAGATGAGGGTGATACAAAATATAGAGAGTTTTATAGAAATTTACTAGC
It includes:
- a CDS encoding leucyl aminopeptidase, with amino-acid sequence MKITLSNDSIKKLDTAVEISIVLNLEDVNKYDKEILDDLNFKAKDEEVVFLVESKKIYVGCEEESYDAIAIAISAAMKKFNSTKYKDAKIEIFGEEKEALKALVEGAILGSYTFDKYKSKKEKELKKELIICCKVSKELEEVLEQSTHIANSVNKVRNFVNTTPQDFYPEVMAKEAKKVAKENDIICKVHGEEFLEKNGMNAMLSVARASVHEPKLIHMAYKPKDPVRKVVLVGKGLTYDSGGLSLKPADFMVTMKSDKSGGCAVIGILNAVAKLNLPIEVHGIIGAVENMIGGDAYKPDDVLVAKNGKTIEVRNTDAEGRLVLADCLCYAQDKIKDFDYIFDYATLTGACVVGVGEYTTGIMGNNTVLKRDAVCNALNSGEYATTLPFNRFLRKTIKSEIADICNIANTRYGGAITAGLFLDNFIYDENKDKWLHFDIAGPAFVEKAWGYNPHGASGAGVRMTVEFLKNLL
- a CDS encoding aldolase catalytic domain-containing protein, which gives rise to MSVREDIKVFDCTIRDGGLVNNYHFTDEFVKAHYETCVASGVDYMEIGKNNSPSIMSEDEFGAWNFCKEEDIRRIVGENNTNMKIAVMSDIGRTVPSELLPKSESVVDMIRIATYIHQLPAAIELIEEAHAKGYETTVNIMAISKSFDDELNEVLEQLSKTNVDIIYIADSFGSFYPEQINKLTEKYLAYAEKTGKKIGIHAHNNLQLAYANTIEAMMYGASFLDVTISGLGRGAGNCPLELLIGFLKNPKYKMMPVLKFIEEYIVPLEKELDWGYSIPYMLTGQLNEHPRAAMKARDEGDTKYREFYRNLLAE